A genome region from Methanobacterium subterraneum includes the following:
- a CDS encoding DUF366 family protein → MKQKTLKPGMLYDGSQIKPMWAFQELGIKGSSIVTWIGPMDIHADELIDYEDVGLEISSAEMVHFIIEHFDAQPADMRLCYHRQRILVMIVKDILEEMGIKCQRRGDDLYVGQGKLSVSIASCSVSSMKIHFAMNLTSKGTPADVETTGLTECTPGFAHENIPSLAKKICSLYTSEISDMEQDISKTRVF, encoded by the coding sequence ATGAAACAGAAAACACTCAAACCAGGCATGCTCTATGATGGAAGTCAGATAAAGCCCATGTGGGCATTCCAGGAGTTGGGAATAAAGGGTTCCAGTATTGTGACCTGGATAGGTCCTATGGATATTCATGCAGATGAATTAATTGACTATGAAGATGTGGGGCTGGAGATAAGCTCGGCAGAAATGGTACACTTCATAATCGAACACTTCGACGCGCAACCCGCAGACATGAGACTCTGCTACCACCGGCAGAGAATTCTGGTGATGATAGTCAAGGATATCCTGGAGGAAATGGGTATCAAATGCCAACGCAGGGGTGACGACCTTTACGTTGGCCAGGGGAAGCTCAGCGTGTCCATTGCATCCTGTTCAGTGAGCAGTATGAAGATCCACTTCGCCATGAACCTGACCTCAAAGGGAACACCTGCTGATGTGGAAACCACGGGCTTAACCGAGTGCACACCAGGATTTGCACATGAAAACATCCCATCCCTGGCAAAAAAGATATGCTCACTTTATACAAGTGAAATATCTGATATGGAGCAGGATATATCAAAAACCAGGGTGTTTTAA
- a CDS encoding PPC domain-containing DNA-binding protein, producing the protein MIVKRLHPGQDLKGSLLKIQDSEGLKAGVVLSMVGSLNQAVFRMSDGNNKTIPGPLEIVSATGTIATNGVHLHLAVADKNGTVMGGHLMDGCPIHTTAEICIACPDMVFERVLDPETGYMELEIFPL; encoded by the coding sequence ATGATAGTAAAAAGATTGCACCCTGGTCAGGACCTCAAAGGATCACTTCTGAAGATACAGGACAGCGAAGGTTTAAAAGCAGGTGTGGTTCTGTCTATGGTGGGTAGTCTTAACCAGGCAGTTTTCAGAATGTCTGATGGTAATAATAAGACCATACCCGGGCCACTGGAGATAGTTTCCGCCACCGGAACCATAGCCACCAACGGGGTTCACCTTCACCTGGCAGTCGCTGATAAAAATGGCACAGTCATGGGCGGACATCTCATGGATGGTTGTCCAATACACACCACGGCGGAGATATGCATAGCCTGTCCAGATATGGTTTTTGAAAGAGTTTTAGACCCTGAAACCGGTTACATGGAACTGGAAATTTTCCCTCTGTAG
- a CDS encoding DNA polymerase subunit beta: protein MRARVRDFIYTKDDLFLATTTYLHPNDRIQSFLRYIPDPDGERSLNGSRYTKVDSQQAYNFLEEYYPDYLFDCQVTQVKMMGAPTSRVERILSPVDRLKEIMEMDSPNDLLLKVIKVAETFREEAGIGANHLGISGSILPNLYDPLVSDIDFVVYGLKNHRKAMATFESMKNDPKSPLKAIKDGYWAKLYAKRIKDSTLSYDEFRWYEDRKNNRGVVDGTLFDILATREWDEITGKFGDETYEPCGTIEIEATVSDALAAFDNPAVYQVEDVKILDGPDVYLKEVASYTHTYSGQAREGERIVARGKLEKVMGKKTHYRLIVGTTRESLGEYVKLKDLKMD, encoded by the coding sequence ATGCGAGCCCGAGTCCGAGACTTTATCTATACCAAGGATGATCTTTTCTTGGCCACCACAACCTACCTACACCCTAATGACAGAATACAATCATTTCTGCGTTACATTCCAGATCCAGATGGGGAAAGATCCCTTAATGGCTCCCGGTATACCAAGGTAGATTCCCAGCAGGCTTATAATTTTTTAGAGGAGTATTATCCTGATTATCTTTTTGACTGTCAAGTTACCCAGGTTAAAATGATGGGTGCCCCCACCAGCAGGGTGGAAAGGATACTGAGCCCAGTTGATCGCCTTAAGGAGATTATGGAAATGGATTCACCCAATGATCTCCTGTTGAAGGTGATTAAAGTGGCTGAAACCTTCCGGGAAGAGGCGGGTATCGGAGCGAACCATCTGGGCATCTCTGGATCAATATTACCCAACTTGTACGACCCCCTGGTTTCAGATATCGACTTCGTGGTTTACGGCCTGAAAAACCATAGAAAAGCCATGGCAACCTTCGAGTCCATGAAGAACGATCCTAAAAGTCCCCTTAAAGCTATTAAGGATGGTTACTGGGCTAAGCTCTATGCTAAGCGGATTAAAGATTCTACCTTGAGTTATGATGAGTTCCGCTGGTATGAGGATCGTAAGAATAACCGGGGAGTGGTGGATGGAACCCTCTTTGACATTCTGGCCACCCGGGAATGGGATGAGATCACAGGTAAATTCGGTGATGAGACTTATGAACCCTGTGGAACCATTGAAATCGAGGCCACAGTTTCTGATGCTCTGGCTGCCTTTGACAACCCGGCAGTTTACCAGGTGGAAGATGTTAAAATACTGGATGGTCCTGATGTCTATTTAAAGGAAGTGGCGTCCTACACCCACACCTATTCTGGTCAGGCCAGAGAAGGTGAGCGAATAGTGGCCCGAGGAAAACTGGAAAAAGTCATGGGTAAAAAAACTCATTATCGCCTCATTGTAGGGACAACCAGGGAATCTTTGGGCGAATATGTTAAATTAAAGGATCTGAAAATGGATTAA
- a CDS encoding homoserine dehydrogenase, with protein sequence MEKTVNIGLIGFGTIGSGVVATLNQNLPLLESKVNKKVNLKRIVDLDITTDRGVEVKPGVLSTNVDDILEDEEIDIVIELVGGYQPALNFILRAMENGKHVVTANKALLAKHWQEITASAQDNGVRVSFEASVGGGIPLLAPLNDGLAANNIETIYGIINGTANYILTKMAAEGLDFDTVLKEAQEMGYAEADPTFDIEGHDTAQKLIILSILGFGTYVEQEKFHVEGITQITPDDILFAQEELESVIKLLAIAQIDDGELEIRVHPTLVPETHLLASVNDVYNAVYLVGDVVGPVLMYGAGAGMMPTASAVVADCIDIIQDMERPVSYGPKETRVENIKDIYEVESKYYMRITALDQPGVLHSISGVLSDLDISIESVSQKKADEGEAVPIFMVTHHAAEKNVQEALKLIDQMEFVKEETLLIRLL encoded by the coding sequence ATGGAAAAAACTGTCAATATTGGACTTATTGGTTTTGGAACCATCGGAAGTGGTGTGGTAGCTACTTTAAACCAGAACCTCCCGTTGTTAGAAAGTAAAGTTAATAAAAAGGTTAATCTCAAGCGAATAGTTGACCTGGACATAACCACTGACCGTGGTGTGGAAGTCAAACCCGGGGTGCTCTCCACCAATGTGGATGACATCCTGGAAGATGAAGAAATTGACATTGTCATCGAACTGGTTGGCGGATACCAGCCAGCATTGAATTTCATTTTAAGGGCCATGGAAAATGGTAAACACGTGGTAACCGCTAATAAAGCCCTTCTAGCTAAGCACTGGCAGGAAATCACTGCAAGTGCCCAGGATAATGGGGTGCGGGTGTCCTTTGAGGCCAGTGTAGGTGGAGGTATACCCTTACTGGCACCCCTCAACGATGGCCTGGCTGCCAACAACATTGAAACCATCTACGGGATCATCAATGGAACTGCCAACTACATCCTGACCAAGATGGCTGCTGAAGGTCTTGATTTTGACACTGTACTGAAAGAAGCTCAGGAAATGGGTTATGCAGAGGCAGACCCTACTTTTGATATTGAGGGGCATGACACTGCTCAAAAACTCATAATACTGAGTATTCTTGGTTTTGGAACCTACGTGGAGCAGGAAAAGTTCCATGTGGAGGGAATAACCCAGATCACCCCGGATGATATCCTTTTCGCCCAGGAAGAACTGGAAAGTGTAATTAAACTACTGGCAATTGCCCAGATCGATGATGGTGAATTGGAGATAAGGGTGCATCCCACTCTGGTCCCGGAAACCCATCTACTGGCCTCGGTTAACGATGTCTACAACGCAGTGTACCTGGTGGGTGATGTGGTAGGACCAGTACTCATGTATGGAGCCGGAGCTGGTATGATGCCCACTGCCAGTGCCGTGGTGGCTGATTGCATTGACATTATCCAGGATATGGAAAGACCAGTATCCTACGGGCCCAAGGAAACCCGGGTTGAAAATATCAAGGATATCTACGAGGTGGAGTCCAAATATTATATGAGGATAACTGCCCTGGACCAGCCCGGAGTCTTACACTCCATATCAGGTGTTTTAAGTGATCTGGACATAAGTATTGAATCGGTGAGTCAGAAAAAGGCTGATGAAGGGGAAGCAGTGCCCATCTTCATGGTAACCCATCACGCTGCTGAGAAGAATGTTCAGGAAGCACTGAAACTCATTGACCAGATGGAGTTTGTGAAAGAAGAAACTTTACTCATCAGACTACTTTAA
- a CDS encoding cupin domain-containing protein: protein MNDELKSVVINVEELLDYQEGAVVSREIIRKETGTVTIFAFDKGEGLSEHTAPFDAMVQIIDGKAEIIISGKKNTLQRGDMIIMPADEPHALHALERYKMILTMIRS, encoded by the coding sequence ATGAATGATGAACTGAAATCTGTGGTTATAAATGTTGAAGAGTTGTTAGATTACCAGGAAGGGGCAGTTGTAAGCAGGGAGATCATCCGCAAGGAAACCGGAACCGTGACCATATTCGCTTTTGATAAAGGGGAAGGTTTAAGTGAACACACTGCACCCTTTGATGCTATGGTCCAGATAATCGATGGAAAAGCAGAAATAATCATCTCTGGTAAAAAGAACACCCTCCAAAGGGGTGACATGATCATAATGCCTGCGGATGAACCACACGCCCTCCATGCCCTGGAACGTTACAAGATGATCCTAACCATGATCAGGTCGTGA
- a CDS encoding DUF6448 family protein — MTLHCDSMDGLVVKAAEEALEMENINYILPFIREKHGDELKDVFERTIRVRELSGDAAELADYWFFETAVRLHLKGRGIPYTGLKPAQFNERPVVKMAGQAVRTENMNDLMNFIMSSIKEDVWSRFEDVISKKDYEINDVDDARDYVDSLLNFYSYLQQLIDFMEEG; from the coding sequence ATGACACTTCACTGTGACAGTATGGATGGACTGGTGGTTAAGGCAGCTGAAGAAGCTCTGGAAATGGAAAACATAAATTACATACTTCCATTTATCCGGGAAAAACATGGGGATGAGCTTAAAGATGTCTTTGAAAGAACAATCCGGGTGAGGGAGCTTTCAGGGGATGCAGCCGAACTGGCTGATTACTGGTTCTTTGAAACTGCAGTCAGATTACACCTGAAAGGCAGGGGAATACCCTACACCGGACTCAAACCCGCCCAGTTCAATGAAAGACCAGTTGTAAAAATGGCTGGACAGGCAGTTAGAACCGAGAACATGAACGATCTCATGAATTTCATCATGAGCTCCATCAAGGAAGATGTCTGGTCTAGGTTTGAGGATGTAATATCCAAAAAAGATTACGAAATAAACGATGTGGATGATGCCCGGGATTACGTGGATTCCCTTCTGAATTTCTACAGTTACCTGCAACAGTTAATTGATTTCATGGAAGAAGGTTAA
- a CDS encoding DUF5612 domain-containing protein: MGEIAINIKAVNQPGVLRDITELTAQCETNITYTHMFIEDKYHASLYMELEAVENVQKLMENIGKLEAVRSVEECPTLQDVYGKRIIIIGGGAQVAMVAQGAITEADRHNIRGEHISVDTIPLVGEEDLSEAVSAVGRLPRVGALVLAGSLMGGKITQAIKEIKKDHEVIVISLNMPGSVTKKADLVVTDPIQAGVMAVMAVADTAIFDIKKLGQKRF; this comes from the coding sequence ATGGGCGAAATCGCCATAAATATCAAAGCCGTTAACCAGCCAGGAGTACTGCGAGACATCACCGAACTAACAGCCCAATGTGAGACTAACATCACTTACACCCACATGTTCATTGAAGACAAATACCATGCCTCATTGTACATGGAACTGGAAGCAGTGGAAAATGTACAAAAGTTAATGGAGAACATCGGAAAGCTAGAAGCCGTGAGGAGTGTTGAAGAATGCCCCACACTCCAGGATGTTTATGGGAAACGGATCATCATCATTGGTGGCGGTGCCCAGGTGGCTATGGTGGCCCAGGGTGCCATAACCGAGGCCGACCGTCATAACATCAGGGGAGAACACATCAGTGTGGATACCATACCTCTGGTGGGTGAAGAAGACCTATCTGAGGCAGTATCGGCAGTGGGAAGACTGCCCAGGGTAGGGGCACTGGTCCTGGCTGGTTCTTTAATGGGGGGCAAAATCACCCAGGCCATAAAGGAAATAAAAAAGGACCACGAAGTCATAGTAATCAGCCTCAACATGCCCGGTAGTGTCACCAAAAAGGCGGATCTGGTGGTAACCGACCCCATACAGGCAGGGGTTATGGCAGTGATGGCAGTGGCTGACACAGCCATATTCGATATTAAAAAACTAGGCCAGAAAAGATTTTAA
- a CDS encoding Fpg/Nei family DNA glycosylase — MAELPEIMILTSQMDEQLQAKEFQEGELRQEKSLNLPVDEFLEKIRGKKVVKVYNKGKWIFIQLSDEYHLLLNLGMGADILYHETDQELPDEYQCLFQFTDGSSFSCKFWWIGRAELLPDVELPQHKATKDIAISPLGEEFTPEYFRQLCSARSQIKNLILNQKKIGGIGNVYIHDILFRAKIHPQKVANTLESCKLDNLHRIIQENLENALERGGLFYERDFYGQKNGFTREDFLVAYKEGEPCPECGNTIEKIKTGSTSSYICPQCQKL, encoded by the coding sequence ATGGCAGAATTACCAGAAATAATGATATTAACCAGTCAAATGGATGAACAACTCCAAGCCAAGGAATTTCAAGAAGGAGAACTCCGCCAGGAAAAATCATTGAACCTACCGGTGGATGAATTTCTGGAGAAGATCAGGGGAAAGAAGGTAGTTAAAGTTTACAATAAAGGTAAATGGATTTTCATCCAGCTTTCTGATGAGTATCATCTGTTGTTGAATCTGGGTATGGGTGCAGACATCCTCTACCATGAAACTGACCAGGAATTACCTGATGAATATCAGTGCCTCTTCCAGTTCACCGATGGATCCTCTTTTTCCTGTAAATTCTGGTGGATTGGACGGGCAGAACTCCTGCCGGATGTGGAATTACCTCAGCATAAAGCCACCAAGGACATTGCCATCTCCCCATTGGGTGAGGAATTCACTCCAGAATACTTCCGTCAACTGTGCAGTGCACGTTCACAGATTAAAAACCTGATCCTCAACCAGAAAAAAATAGGGGGAATAGGAAATGTTTACATACACGACATCCTCTTCAGGGCCAAAATACACCCTCAAAAAGTGGCCAACACTCTGGAATCATGTAAACTGGATAATCTTCACCGCATAATTCAGGAAAACCTTGAAAATGCCCTGGAAAGGGGTGGATTGTTCTATGAACGGGATTTTTATGGTCAAAAGAATGGATTCACCCGTGAAGATTTCCTGGTGGCATACAAGGAGGGTGAACCTTGCCCTGAATGTGGTAACACCATTGAAAAGATTAAAACCGGAAGCACATCCTCCTATATCTGTCCCCAATGTCAAAAATTGTAA
- a CDS encoding carboxymuconolactone decarboxylase family protein has protein sequence MERYNRGWEKLKEIDGEAGEAVIENLKDVAPDLAKYVIEFSFGDIYSRPGTALQEKEIAVVAALTAMGNAAPQLKVHINGALNVGVSPEELVEVILQMSSYSGFPSAINGINTLKEVLQEKKIDFEPVPEKQGGDRFTQGVKWLSRLDENQVEVLKENFRDIAPDFTEFVVCFGYGDIYSRKNLGPKMRQIATIAALTAMGTAQPQLAFHIQAGLKVGLTREEITETIILMIVYAGFPAAINGINAAKEVFDSL, from the coding sequence ATGGAAAGGTACAATCGTGGTTGGGAAAAACTAAAGGAAATTGATGGTGAAGCAGGAGAAGCAGTGATTGAAAATCTAAAGGATGTAGCTCCTGATCTGGCTAAGTATGTAATTGAATTTTCATTTGGGGACATCTACAGTAGACCTGGAACCGCCCTCCAGGAGAAGGAAATTGCAGTGGTGGCAGCCTTAACTGCCATGGGAAACGCTGCCCCACAGCTGAAGGTGCACATAAACGGAGCACTCAACGTAGGTGTTTCTCCAGAAGAACTGGTGGAGGTCATCCTGCAAATGTCATCTTACAGTGGTTTTCCCAGTGCTATAAATGGGATCAACACGCTGAAGGAAGTTTTACAGGAGAAAAAGATTGATTTCGAGCCAGTTCCTGAAAAACAGGGGGGAGATCGTTTCACTCAGGGTGTAAAATGGCTTTCCAGGCTGGATGAAAACCAGGTGGAGGTTTTAAAGGAGAACTTCCGGGATATAGCTCCTGATTTCACGGAATTTGTAGTATGTTTTGGATACGGGGATATCTACAGTAGAAAGAATTTGGGCCCTAAAATGAGGCAAATTGCCACCATAGCCGCGCTAACTGCCATGGGCACAGCCCAACCACAACTGGCCTTCCACATCCAGGCGGGTTTAAAGGTGGGTTTAACCCGGGAAGAAATAACTGAAACCATAATTCTAATGATCGTATATGCCGGGTTCCCTGCAGCTATAAATGGTATAAACGCTGCTAAAGAAGTGTTTGACTCACTTTGA
- a CDS encoding pyridoxamine 5'-phosphate oxidase family protein: MRRNDKEIKDHEIILKVLNQSETCRIALCNGLKPYIVPMNFAYHDNALYLHSATEGRKINILMKNNNISFQMDVKTQVVTNEIPCNWGMKYLSVIGSGKAQFIQDAMEKKEAMDIIMAKYSSESIFEYSGEALNSILVIKIEIEEMTGKKSGY, translated from the coding sequence ATGAGAAGAAATGATAAAGAAATCAAAGACCATGAAATCATCCTTAAAGTATTAAATCAATCAGAAACATGCAGGATAGCTTTGTGCAATGGTTTAAAACCTTACATAGTGCCCATGAACTTCGCATACCATGATAACGCCCTATATCTTCATTCTGCCACTGAAGGCCGTAAAATTAATATTTTAATGAAAAACAACAATATCTCTTTTCAGATGGATGTTAAAACCCAGGTAGTCACCAATGAAATACCCTGCAACTGGGGTATGAAGTATCTGAGCGTAATTGGTTCTGGTAAAGCCCAATTTATCCAAGATGCAATGGAGAAAAAGGAAGCAATGGATATAATAATGGCCAAATACTCATCTGAAAGCATATTCGAATACTCTGGCGAAGCTTTAAACAGTATTCTGGTGATAAAAATTGAAATAGAGGAGATGACCGGTAAAAAATCAGGTTATTAA
- a CDS encoding TrkH family potassium uptake protein — protein sequence MQQIHRLSKREVKTILHHTGNVCVLLAGAMLIPILITFIYNEPKYIAPFLYSTIISAVIGFLLMKLFKVEIKMTLKCAMIFSTIIWLIACALGALPYYLSGELSYLNSYFEAMSGFTTTGFSMYVNIDAVSYTMNFWRAFTQWIGGLGIIFLLLALLRSTGVDVMRLYMAEGREERLVPSIKHSTRIIVYMYSLFTLIAIALFFIAGMPLFDSVFHAFTTLSTGGFGMHNNSLLFYNSAWIEIAAMIVMMIGATNYALHYTILKGNWREYFRDIETKVAFGLIIISTILVTFMLYNNQVYGHDFLLNLRFSLFQMVSAITTTGLQTAFYPDILSKWIGLGTFLMTLIMIIGAGSLSTGGGIKWLRVGILLKGISWQVKSFILPGKAVMAKKLHHVSELLITDDVIRLTGAFLSTYLVVYIVSVVIVLIYYPDISRVIFEVASALSNVGLSSGIMTPNSPTLVKIVFIIDFWMGRLEIWPVLLLIAITINNVVRKR from the coding sequence ATGCAGCAAATTCATCGCCTTAGCAAAAGGGAAGTTAAGACAATACTACATCACACTGGAAACGTGTGTGTTCTCCTAGCAGGTGCCATGCTAATCCCCATCTTGATTACTTTTATTTACAATGAACCAAAATATATAGCTCCTTTTCTTTATTCTACCATTATAAGTGCGGTTATTGGTTTTCTTCTGATGAAATTGTTTAAAGTTGAAATTAAAATGACTCTGAAATGTGCCATGATTTTTTCCACAATCATATGGCTTATTGCCTGTGCACTGGGAGCATTGCCTTATTATCTTTCGGGAGAGTTATCATATCTTAATTCCTATTTTGAGGCCATGTCCGGTTTTACAACAACTGGTTTCAGTATGTACGTTAATATTGATGCAGTTTCCTATACCATGAACTTCTGGCGGGCTTTCACCCAGTGGATTGGTGGCCTTGGTATCATATTTCTTCTTCTCGCCCTTTTAAGATCTACTGGTGTTGATGTAATGCGTCTTTACATGGCAGAAGGAAGAGAGGAACGATTAGTGCCTAGTATTAAACATTCCACTCGAATTATTGTTTACATGTACTCTTTATTCACTTTAATTGCCATAGCACTTTTTTTCATAGCGGGAATGCCCCTCTTTGACTCGGTTTTCCATGCATTCACCACTCTCTCCACTGGAGGCTTTGGAATGCACAATAACAGCCTTTTATTTTATAACAGTGCCTGGATCGAGATTGCAGCAATGATCGTGATGATGATTGGCGCCACCAACTATGCCCTGCACTACACTATTCTTAAGGGGAATTGGAGGGAGTATTTTAGGGATATAGAGACTAAAGTGGCTTTTGGTCTTATAATAATTTCCACAATCCTGGTAACCTTTATGCTGTACAACAACCAGGTTTATGGCCATGACTTTTTGCTAAATTTGAGGTTCAGCCTGTTCCAGATGGTTTCCGCCATCACCACCACCGGCCTGCAGACTGCCTTCTATCCGGATATTCTCAGTAAGTGGATTGGTCTGGGTACTTTCCTCATGACCCTAATCATGATCATTGGTGCCGGGTCATTGTCAACCGGTGGGGGTATTAAGTGGCTCAGGGTGGGCATACTTCTTAAGGGAATATCCTGGCAGGTTAAATCATTCATATTACCCGGTAAAGCGGTTATGGCCAAGAAGTTACACCACGTAAGTGAATTATTAATAACCGATGATGTTATAAGATTAACCGGGGCTTTTCTATCCACCTACCTGGTGGTGTACATTGTAAGTGTGGTCATTGTCCTGATTTATTATCCGGATATTTCCAGGGTGATATTTGAAGTAGCCTCTGCCCTGAGTAATGTGGGTCTTTCCAGTGGAATTATGACTCCCAACTCACCTACACTGGTTAAAATAGTATTTATAATTGATTTCTGGATGGGTAGGCTAGAGATATGGCCGGTTTTACTTTTAATAGCCATTACCATTAACAATGTGGTTAGGAAAAGGTAA
- a CDS encoding TetR/AcrR family transcriptional regulator, translated as MEDEKSKDKIKPTKERIFDVSIELFAAKGFDAVSVREIARGVGIRESSIYNHYPSKNAILDDIFQYFEKELIKMRPPEAQDPAKLNELTLDVFRERVKRTLNILKTPKMAKIFQISSSEQFRDERAKKIILHTLIKEPQQFTEKVLEKMVENGTIKPVNPKILSVEFQYPLFSLFLEYLLLRSEDSDTSTVEEVISNHVDYFLDTIRGENRKLAY; from the coding sequence ATGGAAGATGAAAAATCAAAAGACAAGATCAAACCAACCAAAGAAAGAATATTTGACGTTTCAATTGAATTATTTGCAGCAAAAGGTTTTGATGCAGTTTCAGTGCGTGAAATAGCCAGAGGAGTGGGCATAAGGGAGAGTTCAATTTATAATCATTATCCCAGTAAAAACGCCATACTGGACGACATTTTCCAATATTTCGAAAAAGAATTAATAAAAATGAGACCTCCAGAGGCTCAAGATCCAGCTAAACTCAATGAACTAACCCTAGATGTGTTCCGGGAAAGGGTGAAGCGTACCCTGAATATTTTAAAAACCCCGAAAATGGCAAAAATATTCCAGATCAGTTCCAGTGAACAGTTCCGTGATGAAAGAGCCAAAAAAATCATTCTGCATACTTTAATAAAGGAACCTCAACAATTCACAGAAAAAGTACTGGAAAAAATGGTTGAAAATGGAACCATCAAACCAGTTAATCCTAAAATTCTATCAGTGGAATTCCAATACCCTCTTTTCTCCCTGTTTCTCGAATATCTCCTGTTAAGAAGTGAAGATTCAGACACCAGTACGGTTGAAGAGGTCATATCTAACCATGTAGACTATTTCTTGGATACAATTAGAGGAGAGAACCGTAAATTAGCATATTAA
- a CDS encoding 4Fe-4S binding protein, whose product METSVSTGEMGIESSTRSPPKIMPDKLKITLKTLPKQLSIAKNIEHTVKSLRYNPENPETTLTDGFKEEFEGFASSIGIDKVAYTPVPPEFIFQDRKLIYENAIILVMEMDKKAIDNAPSSQTQEMGVVTYDELGKATNHLTDFLRENGVAAQASHPAGGFVVYPALAQKAGLGWKGRHGMLITPEFGPRQRISVIFTSINNLPDNGSNSHSWVSSFCEKCGKCIKACPGNAITEESDASSIKRTVILKEFCHGCTICMKECSFNKRGYDQIKTKNRQFNSK is encoded by the coding sequence ATGGAAACCAGCGTATCTACGGGTGAAATGGGAATAGAATCCTCCACCAGATCTCCCCCGAAAATAATGCCAGATAAACTTAAAATAACCCTTAAAACATTACCGAAACAGCTTTCCATCGCTAAAAACATAGAACACACTGTTAAATCCCTTAGATATAATCCTGAAAATCCGGAAACTACCCTCACAGATGGTTTTAAAGAGGAATTTGAAGGTTTTGCCAGTTCCATTGGAATAGATAAAGTGGCCTACACCCCGGTACCACCGGAATTCATTTTCCAGGACAGAAAATTGATCTATGAAAACGCCATAATTCTGGTTATGGAAATGGACAAAAAAGCCATTGATAATGCCCCCAGTTCCCAGACACAGGAGATGGGAGTGGTGACCTACGATGAACTGGGCAAAGCCACCAACCACCTTACTGATTTCCTCCGTGAAAATGGTGTGGCAGCCCAGGCCAGCCATCCTGCCGGGGGATTTGTGGTTTACCCTGCACTGGCACAAAAAGCAGGCCTAGGGTGGAAGGGGAGGCATGGCATGTTAATTACCCCTGAATTCGGACCCCGGCAGAGGATATCTGTAATTTTCACCAGTATAAATAATTTACCAGACAATGGGAGTAATTCACATTCCTGGGTGTCTAGCTTCTGTGAAAAATGTGGTAAATGCATTAAAGCCTGCCCTGGAAATGCCATTACCGAAGAATCAGATGCAAGTAGTATAAAGCGGACTGTGATATTAAAAGAATTCTGTCACGGCTGCACCATCTGTATGAAGGAATGCAGTTTCAATAAAAGAGGTTATGATCAGATAAAGACCAAGAACAGGCAATTTAATTCGAAATAA